The following proteins are co-located in the Nonlabens ponticola genome:
- the tsaD gene encoding tRNA (adenosine(37)-N6)-threonylcarbamoyltransferase complex transferase subunit TsaD: MPQQFSYLLAIESSCDDTSCAILKNDQVLSNVTASQKVHEQYGGVVPELASRAHQSNIIPVVDQAIKKAGISKSQLSAIAYTQGPGLMGSLLVGSSFAKSLSLALDIPLIAVHHMQAHILAHFIDSGQEKPQFPFLALTISGGHTQIVKVNDYHDMQVIGSTMDDAVGEAFDKSGKLMGLDYPAGPMIDKLARKGNAKAFKFPIPTAPDLDYSFSGFKTSVLYFLQKQTQKDPDFIKNNLEDLCASIQYTIIEILFQKLDKAVKQTGIKQVAIGGGVSANSGIRERLLAKREKGWKVFMPPFEYTTDNAAMIGISGYFKYLQKDFTDLSSTSSPRMSM, translated from the coding sequence ATGCCACAGCAATTTTCATACCTACTTGCCATAGAATCTTCTTGCGATGACACCTCATGCGCGATTCTCAAGAATGATCAAGTATTATCAAACGTTACAGCAAGCCAAAAAGTGCATGAACAGTACGGTGGTGTTGTACCAGAGCTCGCCTCAAGGGCACATCAATCTAATATAATTCCTGTTGTAGATCAAGCGATTAAAAAAGCAGGAATATCAAAAAGTCAACTTTCCGCAATCGCTTATACTCAAGGACCTGGACTTATGGGTAGTTTACTGGTAGGTAGCAGCTTTGCAAAATCGCTATCTCTCGCGCTGGACATTCCTCTTATTGCAGTGCATCACATGCAGGCGCATATTCTCGCTCATTTTATTGATAGTGGTCAAGAAAAACCTCAATTTCCTTTTCTTGCATTGACAATAAGCGGTGGTCACACTCAAATTGTGAAGGTAAACGACTATCACGATATGCAAGTGATAGGCAGCACGATGGATGACGCAGTAGGTGAAGCATTTGATAAATCAGGTAAACTTATGGGACTAGATTATCCTGCTGGTCCTATGATAGATAAGCTTGCGCGAAAGGGAAATGCCAAAGCCTTTAAGTTTCCCATACCAACTGCTCCTGATCTGGACTATAGTTTCAGCGGTTTTAAGACCAGCGTCTTGTATTTCTTGCAGAAGCAGACGCAAAAGGATCCAGACTTCATCAAGAACAACCTAGAAGATTTGTGCGCATCCATTCAATATACCATCATAGAAATACTTTTTCAAAAACTGGACAAAGCAGTGAAGCAAACTGGTATCAAGCAGGTTGCGATAGGTGGTGGCGTGTCGGCGAATTCTGGAATAAGGGAGCGACTACTGGCCAAACGAGAAAAAGGATGGAAGGTTTTTATGCCACCTTTTGAATACACCACAGATAACGCTGCGATGATAGGTATTTCTGGTTATTTCAAATATTTACAAAAAGATTTTACTGACCTTTCAAGTACTTCTTCACCTAGAATGTCCATGTAA